In Plasmodium falciparum 3D7 genome assembly, chromosome: 8, the following proteins share a genomic window:
- a CDS encoding ras-related protein Rab-18, with the protein MKNKNKYDYLLKLLLVGDSSVGKSSILCRYSDNQFEEKVLSTIGIDFKVKYLKIDNKTIKVGIWDTAGQERFRTLTSAYYRNAHAIILVYDCTVRESFENLDVWINEIDKYSTNKNAIKMLVANKIDKPNHEVTKDEGKNFAFENNMLFCETSAKNDINITYCFEELIQQILNNPSLLELSIVTKNLKLGKKEESRSNCAC; encoded by the exons atgaaaaataaaaataagtatGATTATTtactaaaattattattagtgGGTGATTCCAGCGTAG GAAAGAGTAGTATATTATGTAGATACTCCGATAACCAATTTGAAGAGAAAGTTTTATCCACAATAG GTATTGATTTTaaagtaaaatatttaaaaatcgataataaaacaataaaagtAGGAATATGGGATACGGCAGGTCAAGAAAGATTTAGAACTTTGACTTCTGCGTATTATAGAAATGCTCACGCAATTATTCTTGTATA CGATTGTACCGTTAGAGAATCCTTTGAAAACCTAGACGTTTGGATTAACGAGATAGATAAATATTCTACCAATAAAAACGCGATAAAAATGCTTGTTGCCAATAAAATTGATAAACCTAATCATGAAGTTACGAAAGATGAAGGAAAAAATTTCGCTTTCGAAAATAATATGCTCTTTTGTGAAACCAGTgcaaaaaatgatattaatataactTACTGTTTTGAAGAATTAATACaacaaattttaaataatccaTCTTTGTTAGAGTTAAGTATTGTAACCAAAAATTTAAAACTTGGAAAGAAAGAGGAAAGCCGATCCAATTGCGCTTGTTAA